A portion of the Candidatus Pristimantibacillus lignocellulolyticus genome contains these proteins:
- a CDS encoding stage II sporulation protein P produces MERRMTIPHNEQDWNELNEIWKYAKRFTIMVLVTMVAVVVIGAGALIRVNLAEANVKTESGLNLQVDNQYVQGILAEELPLYASYQSDQTLSLGQLGLSLFKQLLDGSKSSANTVAIDDGLDHQQMNDLLDKWNTPKNGEESNEIVPLEPTTKPNDVASVKGDDSIVFIYHTHNRESWNSEIQEGESNASSKEKNITLVGERLAQQLEKRGMGAMVSTTDYPTTVPNYEWNYSYKYSKKTVKEAIASNENLKFFFDLHRDSQARKYTTAEIDGVSYAQVYFVIGQRNTNWKENEAFAKKINEKIEENYPGLSRGILGKTATTGNAEYNQSLAEQNVLIEIGGVENTLEESYRTADVLAEIISEIYEESKQQ; encoded by the coding sequence TTGGAAAGAAGAATGACAATTCCACACAATGAGCAAGATTGGAATGAATTGAATGAAATATGGAAGTATGCTAAACGTTTTACAATTATGGTACTGGTTACTATGGTTGCGGTTGTAGTTATAGGTGCGGGAGCGTTAATTCGAGTGAATTTAGCTGAAGCTAATGTGAAAACAGAATCAGGACTTAATCTTCAAGTGGATAATCAATATGTACAAGGAATACTAGCGGAGGAATTGCCCTTATATGCTTCATATCAATCTGATCAAACACTTTCATTGGGTCAACTCGGTCTATCGTTATTTAAGCAACTGTTAGATGGAAGCAAAAGTAGTGCAAATACAGTCGCTATTGATGATGGACTAGATCATCAGCAGATGAATGACTTACTAGATAAATGGAATACGCCGAAAAATGGTGAGGAATCTAATGAAATTGTACCTTTAGAACCAACGACAAAGCCGAATGATGTTGCTTCAGTAAAGGGTGACGATAGTATCGTATTTATCTATCATACTCATAATCGGGAGTCATGGAATAGTGAAATTCAAGAAGGCGAAAGCAATGCTAGCTCCAAAGAGAAAAATATAACTTTAGTCGGAGAGCGATTGGCACAACAACTTGAGAAACGGGGCATGGGGGCAATGGTGTCTACTACCGATTATCCAACCACTGTACCTAATTACGAATGGAATTATAGTTACAAGTATTCAAAAAAGACTGTAAAAGAAGCAATTGCTAGCAATGAAAATCTTAAGTTTTTCTTTGATCTACATCGTGATTCACAAGCGCGCAAATATACAACTGCAGAAATTGATGGAGTCAGTTACGCACAAGTATATTTCGTTATTGGACAACGAAATACGAATTGGAAAGAAAACGAAGCATTTGCTAAAAAGATAAATGAGAAGATAGAAGAGAATTATCCAGGTTTATCACGAGGTATATTAGGGAAAACTGCTACTACTGGTAATGCAGAGTACAATCAATCTCTAGCAGAGCAAAATGTACTGATTGAGATTGGTGGAGTAGAGAATACATTAGAAGAATCATACCGTACAGCGGATGTGCTTGCCGAAATTATTTCTGAAATATATGAAGAAAGTAAACAACAATAG
- the gpr gene encoding GPR endopeptidase, whose amino-acid sequence MTSIDMQQYNVRTDLALEAVEMAVELSGGTIAGVAMETAGDNGIKITRHHVQDQAGSNAIGKMIGHYVTLEVPELRNGDTKLQDRVATAMAKEFEQFLVRLEIPKDAKILIVGLGNWNVTPDALGPIVVENVMVTRHFFELMPNDVAPGYRPVSAVSPGVLGITGIESSEIVKGIVDQSQPDLVIAIDALASKSIERVNTTIQIADTGIHPGSGIGNKRKGLTFESLGVKTIAIGVPTVLYAATIVNNTIDLMRNHLSKEDGDNDRIFGLLNKMSEQERLTFVKEVLDPIGHNMLVTPKEIDEFIEDIGNIIASGLNAALHEAIDTSNVAAYTH is encoded by the coding sequence ATGACTTCAATTGATATGCAACAATATAATGTTCGAACTGATCTTGCCTTAGAAGCCGTTGAGATGGCAGTGGAACTAAGTGGGGGCACAATAGCAGGCGTTGCAATGGAAACTGCGGGTGATAATGGAATTAAGATTACTAGGCATCATGTCCAAGATCAAGCCGGTTCTAATGCTATAGGTAAAATGATTGGTCACTATGTCACTCTTGAAGTGCCTGAATTGCGTAATGGAGATACAAAGTTACAGGATAGAGTAGCAACAGCTATGGCTAAAGAATTTGAGCAATTTCTTGTTCGTTTAGAAATTCCCAAAGATGCAAAAATACTTATTGTAGGTTTAGGCAACTGGAATGTAACACCTGATGCACTTGGACCAATCGTTGTAGAAAATGTTATGGTGACAAGGCATTTCTTTGAGTTAATGCCTAATGATGTAGCACCTGGGTATCGACCAGTAAGTGCGGTTTCCCCTGGAGTGTTAGGCATTACTGGAATCGAGTCAAGTGAAATCGTGAAAGGTATTGTGGATCAATCTCAACCTGATCTAGTTATCGCAATCGATGCCCTTGCTTCTAAATCAATTGAACGTGTAAACACAACGATACAAATCGCAGATACTGGTATTCATCCTGGATCAGGTATCGGAAATAAACGCAAAGGTCTGACTTTCGAAAGTTTAGGCGTTAAAACGATTGCGATTGGAGTGCCAACGGTACTTTATGCAGCGACAATTGTGAACAATACGATTGATCTAATGCGCAATCACCTATCAAAAGAAGATGGGGATAATGATCGGATTTTTGGATTGTTGAACAAGATGAGCGAACAGGAACGTTTAACATTTGTAAAAGAAGTACTAGACCCAATTGGACATAATATGCTCGTGACACCGAAAGAAATTGATGAGTTTATAGAAGACATTGGTAATATTATTGCAAGTGGATTGAATGCTGCATTACATGAGGCCATTGATACAAGTAATGTAGCTGCCTACACGCATTAA
- the rpsT gene encoding 30S ribosomal protein S20 gives MPNIKSAIKRVKTNEKRRALNASQRSALRSAVKVADVAIAGTDVEVAKSALINASKKLDKAVTKGLIHKNAAARKKSRLAKKLNALSAQA, from the coding sequence ATGCCAAACATTAAATCCGCTATCAAACGTGTTAAAACGAATGAAAAACGTCGTGCTTTGAACGCTTCTCAACGTTCTGCTCTTCGTTCTGCAGTTAAAGTTGCTGATGTAGCAATTGCAGGCACTGATGTTGAAGTAGCTAAATCTGCTTTGATCAATGCTTCAAAAAAATTGGACAAGGCTGTAACTAAAGGCCTAATTCATAAAAATGCTGCTGCTCGTAAAAAATCTCGTCTTGCTAAAAAACTTAACGCTCTTAGCGCTCAAGCATAA
- the holA gene encoding DNA polymerase III subunit delta, translating into MEARDVIKDVQNGYFKPFYVVYGKDRYRMEQFIDLVKNKVFTDEEQGMGIIKFDTSETPLEEIVLEAESPSFFLDKKLIIVRDSSIMCAAAKESNKVEHLTDSLMKYMEYPLESSIIIFAVYAEKLDERKKLVKQMKERRCVVHFPELDHNQLKQWLTKLASDQGRSLQVEGAELLISRVGVSMQQLSQELNKLCLHVGDGGKITEELVAQLTTTTVEEDVFALVDAIVNIKLTTALSMYRELLVRKEEPIKLVALIARQLRMMLQIKELEQHHYSPQQMAGILGAHPYSVKLAAEKARHYEIKQLALLLSSLADLDYGMKTGQIDKALGLELYILSLGSTYRMQFSH; encoded by the coding sequence ATGGAAGCAAGAGATGTGATAAAAGATGTTCAAAATGGTTATTTCAAGCCATTTTATGTTGTATACGGAAAAGATCGTTATCGGATGGAACAATTTATAGATCTAGTTAAGAACAAAGTGTTTACTGATGAAGAACAAGGCATGGGGATAATTAAGTTTGATACGTCTGAGACACCATTGGAAGAAATTGTGCTTGAAGCGGAGTCACCTTCATTCTTTCTTGATAAAAAATTAATTATTGTCAGAGATAGTTCAATTATGTGTGCAGCTGCTAAAGAGAGTAACAAGGTAGAACATCTTACTGACTCCTTAATGAAGTATATGGAGTATCCACTTGAGAGTTCTATCATTATTTTTGCAGTGTATGCAGAAAAATTAGATGAACGTAAAAAGCTAGTTAAACAGATGAAAGAAAGACGTTGCGTTGTTCATTTTCCGGAGCTAGATCACAATCAATTGAAACAGTGGCTAACTAAACTAGCAAGCGATCAAGGAAGATCTTTGCAAGTTGAAGGTGCAGAGCTACTTATTAGTCGCGTTGGTGTATCTATGCAGCAACTTTCACAAGAACTGAACAAGCTTTGTTTGCATGTTGGTGATGGTGGGAAGATTACAGAGGAATTAGTTGCACAGTTGACTACAACTACTGTAGAAGAGGATGTCTTCGCACTAGTAGATGCTATCGTCAATATTAAGTTAACGACAGCACTTTCTATGTATCGTGAACTATTAGTTAGGAAAGAAGAGCCAATAAAACTAGTAGCACTTATCGCACGTCAATTGCGGATGATGCTACAGATTAAAGAACTCGAACAACATCACTACAGCCCTCAGCAAATGGCAGGTATTCTTGGTGCGCATCCTTATAGTGTGAAGCTTGCTGCAGAAAAAGCAAGACATTATGAAATCAAGCAATTAGCACTATTATTAAGTTCATTGGCTGATCTAGATTATGGTATGAAAACAGGTCAAATCGATAAAGCGCTGGGGTTAGAGTTGTATATACTGTCACTAGGAAGTACATATCGAATGCAATTCTCTCATTAA
- a CDS encoding AAC(3) family N-acetyltransferase: protein MHTKQSLMKQLESAAINKYGTILMHSSMKSIGDVEGGADTVLDALSQYMQEGLLVLPTHTWSYIKTDNPKFYVESSPVCVGILPELFRNREGVQRSLHPTHSVAALGQDAASFIAGAEMFDTPCHRESVWGKLLDRKAQILLVGVDQRRNTFIHGIEEWIDIPGRLTDDHQKLYTILPDGTEIEVPSRRHHGLSWSEHFWKVEKLLEQQGAIYKAPFGDAVTWVCDTVKLTDILTAMLLQNPDLFSDNEPLQV from the coding sequence TTGCATACTAAACAGAGTCTAATGAAACAGCTTGAAAGTGCAGCAATTAATAAATATGGTACTATTCTAATGCACTCCTCGATGAAGAGCATCGGTGACGTTGAAGGCGGTGCAGATACCGTCTTGGATGCACTATCACAATATATGCAAGAAGGGCTATTAGTTTTGCCGACACACACTTGGTCATATATAAAAACGGATAACCCTAAGTTCTATGTAGAATCCTCTCCAGTATGTGTAGGTATTCTACCTGAACTGTTTCGAAATCGTGAAGGCGTGCAACGCTCACTCCATCCGACGCATTCTGTCGCTGCTTTAGGTCAAGATGCTGCTTCATTCATAGCAGGTGCCGAGATGTTCGATACACCTTGTCATCGTGAATCGGTATGGGGGAAACTGTTAGATCGGAAAGCTCAGATACTTTTAGTAGGTGTTGACCAAAGGAGAAATACATTTATTCACGGAATAGAGGAATGGATCGACATACCAGGTAGACTGACAGATGATCATCAGAAGCTATATACCATTCTACCTGATGGAACGGAAATAGAGGTACCGTCTCGTAGACACCATGGCTTATCTTGGTCAGAGCATTTTTGGAAGGTAGAAAAACTTCTTGAGCAGCAAGGTGCCATTTACAAAGCACCATTTGGTGATGCCGTTACGTGGGTATGCGACACTGTAAAATTAACTGATATTCTGACAGCTATGCTGCTACAAAACCCAGATTTATTTTCAGATAACGAGCCTCTACAAGTTTAA